The genomic DNA AAAGTTTAATAAAACCTAAGAAAAAAGAGGGAAGTTTAATGTGACAGTAGAAAAATAAAAAAACGTCCAAATTAAATATTTAAACGTAAAGAATTGGGTCATTTAGTGTACACCGTGGAGTCTGGAAGAATAGCTCACCAAAGAAAAAGCTAGTATTTTTTTTACTTTAGAGGAAAGAAAGTCGAACAGAAAACATCGTGACAAAAACAATAACTTTTGGCCACGGAAAAGAGTCAGCTGGATATATAGAGATCGAAAGGCATTTGTACTGAAAAACGTATTTTTGTAATCCTTATTGTGCATGGCAGAAGGGTACAAACGAAGAATCCAATGGTTTACTGCGAGAATTTTATCCCAAAGGGATGGATTTATCCTATGTAAATGTGGAAGATATAAAACTAACTAAATTTGGAAAAACTAAATAACAGACCAAGAAAATGTATCCAATACAAAATAGCTGACAAATTTGGTAAATACTTATACTTGAATTTACAATTCATATGTGCAAAAAAGCATAGAAATATATCAATAACATCAAAATTTGAATCTATATCCAAAACCAAATGTTATAAATTTAGGATATCCTGCACCTATTTCAAATTCAAAATTTTTATAATCTACCCCAAAATATCCTCTTGCATGCGGAAGTACATACTTTCTTCTTTCAATTCTATATGTTCCTTCATAACCAACAGAAGATGTGTTGGATGATATAGCAATACACTTATGTAGTGCTATGTCTACTCCTAAATCTGCTCCTGCATAAACTGAAAAGTCTTGACTTACCATTTTTTCAATTTCTAGTGTACCAAATATTGTAAAATTGGCATCAATATGTGCTTTTGCTAAATTCACCATACCATCAAGATTTGTAAAATACATACTGTTTGATGTCCTTTTTTCGTCTTCTAATTGTTTCAATAAATCTATGTAATATAATAAACTAGCCGAGTCTCCACTTCCCAAATTTGGAAGTTCTGGTTCTTTGATATCCTTGTGATTATTATACTTATTATTATTTTTAAATCCTGTATGTAATGGCTTATCATACTGTATATATATACTTGTTCCTGCCCCTACTTTAATTTTAACATTTTCTTTTACTAAAAAGCTCTTTAAAAACTTGGCTTGTAATTCTCCTGACATAGCATATCTTTCAAGTGTTGCTTCCTTATATGTATCATTTGATTGACGTTTACTGCTATACAAAGCTCCATCTCTAACCAGACCTATACTTGCTCCAAGTTTAATTTCTTTATCTTTTCTAATATCTCCACCCAACGATGTATATTTAGCTGATGCAAAAAGTAAATGTGAAAATGCAATTAATATCGTAAATAATATTTTTTTCATTATTTCTCCTCATAATAATTTAACTGTTTTATTATACACCTAAATAATAAAAAAAGCAAGTGTAAATTTCAATTTTTCTTTAAAATTTAAATCTATATTCAAATCCAAGTATAATAAATTTTGAATAACCTGCTCCTACTTTAAATTCAAAATTTTTATAATCCACTCCAAAATATCCTATTGCATGTGGAAGTACAAATTTTCTTTTTTCAATAATAAATGTATTTCTAGTTAATACCATTAGTTGTTTTAGATATACAATGATGTAGCGATACATCTAGCCCTAAATCAAGTCCTGTATAAACTGATAAATCATATTTTAATATTTTTTTCAATCTTAACTGTAGCAAATATATTAAAACTTGTATCAATATGTCCTTTTGATAAATTACTTCACACCGGACGTGAGGGCTTCTCCTCATGCGGCGTTCCGTCATCAGCAACTTTTTACTTTTTAACATCGTAAATTATAGTTCCTTATCAAGTGCTTTTATGTCTATTTCCTCTAATCCTGCATTTTTTCTTATGATATTTACTTTCCGCCTTTGATTACTTTCTAGTTTGTATTTATTTAGAATATACTTGATTTCTTTTCTGTCCAGACTTTTTATCAGTCTTTCCATCTATTTATGCACAATAATCAGATTATTATATTTATCATCACCACCACATGATTTTAGCATTTTACAGACACACCGCATATTTCCCAAAATTAAAGTCTGCTTGCAAATTACGCATTTTCCTCTTTGTGCCACGAACAGCAAAACGCAGTTACCATTAAATTCTACAGTCTCATTACTGATAGGGTTTTACTCATAAATTCATGCACCCTTTATATATCTGCAGTTTCTAATTGTTTGTACATTTCTTTTCTTCCCTCAGTTGTATACTTAATTACTATAGCCTTTTTGTGGAGAAGAACACGATGTTGCACATACCCTATTTATACTAGGCACACTATTTATAAATAGCCGTTCTTTACTTTTTCCATATTTTTCTTAAAGATATGGTGTTAATGCTTCGCTAGTTCTGCGTTTCACTCTTGTCTTTAATCCGATTTTTTATGCTTGTCTTGATTTCATAGGCTAAAGTCTGCATATCTGGATTTACATACTTTACCATGCTGTAATAATTCTGTACTCCCATGACAAAGCTATCATAATTTCGAATTACATACTCACCAGCTCTGCTTCCATTCGTTTTCTGTATTGCTGTGATCCTCTCTTTTTCGTTTATTTTTATTTTATTCAAAGCCTTTTCTGAGATATACGATTTTACTACATATTTATCGACTGGTGGTTTACATTTTGTATCATTGCCTTTCCTATGTACTTTTATTCTAAAACATAAAAATTTCGAATAATTGTGTTTTAGATTGACAATTTTTTATTTTTCCGGACTAATATCCAGTCTTAACTTTGTTTTGAACCGTTGTTTTGTGGCTTCAAATATTAAAACCGCGTCTTTGTGTTTACTGCAAAAGATTCTAAAATCATCAGATCCCTTTACGATAAAACGCTCTTTTAATATTCTGTCCCGCAAAGCCATGTACTTCTTTGATTTTAAATCAGTTCCATTTGCCTTTATTACTTCTTTAATAGGCGCGTCTTGTAGGCATAAGTCCCATTGAGTGTCAATCCAACAGTCAA from Caviibacter abscessus includes the following:
- a CDS encoding reverse transcriptase domain-containing protein produces the protein MIGMQDKKLISIISDMFKGEISGIVFTEKGTAQGSIISPLLSNVVLNELDCWIDTQWDLCLQDAPIKEVIKANGTDLKSKKYMALRDRILKERFIVKGSDDFRIFCSKHKDAVLIFEATKQRFKTKLRLDISPEK